A genomic region of Aspergillus oryzae RIB40 DNA, chromosome 1 contains the following coding sequences:
- a CDS encoding uncharacterized protein (predicted protein), translating into MTDPESHGPSGIVLASVFGGIALTTVGVRLWARCVIQRRGGWDDLCAGLAVVPVLGLAIAFVLSSEVYGANLHTWDNTLPKLIAQRQVALAMEMLYVLGSGLVRISVLLFYRRMGFRSISRGFMLTTWISIFSVVGYSVAFLAVIFGSCRPLHAYWDQINPVWAASHTWKCYNEAVHIIVATGVALVQDAVVTTLPAILCWNLRISFREKIALGSIFVAGYLTPVIAGIRLYFIVRLYYVSYDASWTSWYCWMLAMMELLIAITCSSLPAARVFFNQYKPHVDFVGTARGIKSVFSRSTSRKSISAERSRRVSSSTVKLTEQTYSKNSNTFTDDGPEIELDRMQKMPV; encoded by the exons ATGACCGACCCCGAGTCGCATGGACCATCGGGTATTGTCCTCGCGTCCGTGTTTGGTGGCATTGCGCTGACGACAGTTGGGGTTCGACTGTGGGCGAGGTGCGTTATCCAGCGTCGTGGCGGATGGGACGACCTTTGTGCTGGATTGGCTGTG GTTCCCGTCCTCGGATTAGCGATCGCATTTGTCCTCA GCTCGGAAGTCTACGGCGCAAACCTCCACACGTGGGACAATACACTACCCAAGCTCATCGCGCAACGCCAAGTGGCACTCGCAATGGAGATGCTGTATGTACTTGGCTCTGGATTGGTGCGAATTTCGgtcctcctcttctaccGGCGAATGGGCTTCCGATCGATCTCGCGAGGTTTCATGCTCACGACATGGATTAGCATATTCTCCGTTGTCGGATACAGTGTGGCCTTTCTCGCGGTGATTTTCGGGTCCTGTCGGCCACTCCACGCCTACTGGGATCAAATCAACCCGGTATGGGCGGCATCGCATACGTGGAAATGTTATAATGAGGCGGTACATATCATTGTCGCGACAGGTGTCGCGCTTGTTCAAGACGCAGTTGTGACTACCCTTCCAGCGATTTTGTGTTGGAACCTACGGATCTCATTTCGTGAAAAGATTGCCCTGGGCTCCATTTTCGTTGCGGGATACTTGACTCCCGTTATCGCGGGAATAAGATTGTACTTTATTGTGCGACTTTACTATGTCTCCTACGATGCGTCCTGGACTAGTTGGTACTGTTGGATGCTGGCTATGATGGAATTGCTCATTGCGATTACATGTTCGAGTTTACCCGCGGCACGGGTGTTTTTCAACCAGTATAAGCCCCATGTGGATTTTGTCGGCACCGCAAGAGGGATCAAGTCGGTCTTCAGCAGAAGCACATCTCGAAAGTCCATCTCCGCAGAACGGTCAAGGCGAGTCTCGTCGAGCACTGTTAAGCTCACCGAGCAAACCTATTCCAAAAACTCCAATACATTTACGGACGATGGGCCGGAGATAGAGCTGGATAGGATGCAAAAGATGCCTGTATAA
- a CDS encoding uncharacterized protein (predicted protein) has protein sequence MLALDVPSVDLVLRAFKLVEERFDGPAASDLNNWNIHIKADKLISTEEIKISNKSGVQCNLCGMSKNGVKKIRLLEDYTRVISVGISSSCTSVAARQMLSDGWTTSTV, from the exons ATGCTCGCTCTCGACGTACCGTCGGTTGATTTGGTCCTCCGGGCTTTCAA GCTTGTAGAAGAGCGGTTTGACGGCCCTGCTGCCTCCGACTTGAACAATT GGAACATCCATATCAAGGCCGACAAATTGATATCCAccgaagaaatcaagattTCTAACAAATCCGGTGTTCAATGCAACCTGTGTGGAATGTCCAAGAACGGCGTGAAGAAAATTCGTTTACTAGAAGATT ATACCCGTGTAATCTCGGTCGGTATTTCCAGTAGCTGTACCAGTGTAGCAGCACGACAAATGTTGTCGGATGGTTGGACGACTTCCACAGTCTGA
- a CDS encoding thioredoxin family protein (predicted protein) → MDQLNSKQEINDAIAKHGSFVLMFTAVWSDVGNITKRNYERIGAKHPTVYMAWVSTDDHPELAEEWGFTAIPSTVAYKNGTKVDYFVGPQYLDEQVEEFIKKTL, encoded by the exons ATGGACCAGCTCAACAG CAAGCAAGAAATCAACGACGCCATCGCAAAGCACGGGTCCTTCGTCCTAATGTTCACGGCCGTGTGGAGTGACGTCGGCAATATAACCAAGCGCAATTATGAGAG AATCGGTGCCAAACACCCTACCGTGTACATGGCCTGGGTTAGCACCGATGACCATCCCGAGCTGGCCGAGGAATGGGGTTTTACTGCTATTCCGTCTACTGTTGCATATAAGAATGGTACCAAGGTCGACTACTTCGTCGGACCCCAATACTTGGAcgagcaggtcgaggagtTTATCAAGAAGACGCTCTAA